The Latilactobacillus sakei subsp. sakei DSM 20017 = JCM 1157 genome includes a window with the following:
- a CDS encoding dihydrolipoyllysine-residue acetyltransferase, whose translation MAYQFKLPDIGEGIAEGEIQKWAVAEGDTIAEDDTLLEVQNDKSVEEIPSPVSGKILKILVGEGEVATVGQVLVEIDAPGVEGNDAPTSTTTTPATEEPATSAPTASEGVYQFKLPDIGEGIAEGEIQKWAVAEGDSIAEDDTLLEVQNDKSVEEIPSPVSGKIVKILVGEGEVATVGQVLVEIDAPGHNTATASAPVAETPAPKATETPVATNNSSDASVVAISDPNRKVLAMPSVRQFARENNVDISQVPATGKHGRTTKADIQNFMQNGAAPIASTTTTDTKSAPATTATPEPAVAVKPYESATPELETREKMSPTRKAIAKAMVTSKHTAPHVTLFDEVEVSKLMTHRKKFKDVAAKKDIKLTFLPYIVKALVTVLRDFPTLNASIDDTTSEIVYKHYINVGIATDTDHGLYVPNIKDADSKSIFAIAKEIGENTQKALDNKLKPAEMSGGSMTISNIGSIGGGWFTPVVNYPEVAILGVGRIGTEPIVNEDGELAVGKVLKLSLSFDHRLIDGGTAQRAMNELKELLADPELLLMEG comes from the coding sequence ATGGCATATCAATTTAAATTACCAGATATCGGCGAAGGTATCGCAGAAGGCGAAATCCAAAAATGGGCAGTCGCAGAAGGCGATACAATTGCTGAAGATGATACATTACTAGAAGTCCAAAATGATAAATCAGTTGAAGAAATCCCATCACCAGTGAGTGGTAAGATCCTTAAGATTTTAGTGGGCGAAGGCGAAGTCGCAACAGTCGGTCAAGTGCTCGTTGAAATCGATGCGCCAGGGGTTGAAGGTAACGATGCACCAACATCAACAACAACTACCCCAGCGACAGAAGAACCCGCAACCTCAGCGCCAACAGCTAGTGAAGGCGTTTATCAATTTAAATTACCAGATATTGGTGAAGGAATTGCGGAAGGTGAAATCCAAAAATGGGCAGTTGCAGAAGGCGATTCAATTGCAGAAGACGATACCTTATTAGAAGTTCAAAATGATAAATCCGTCGAAGAAATTCCATCACCTGTTAGCGGTAAGATTGTTAAAATCTTAGTGGGCGAAGGTGAAGTCGCAACAGTCGGTCAAGTGCTCGTTGAAATTGATGCGCCAGGCCACAATACTGCAACAGCTTCAGCACCCGTAGCAGAAACGCCAGCACCTAAGGCAACAGAAACACCAGTAGCAACTAATAATAGCAGTGACGCAAGTGTTGTTGCCATTAGTGATCCAAATCGGAAAGTATTGGCAATGCCATCTGTTCGTCAATTTGCACGTGAAAATAACGTGGATATTAGCCAAGTGCCAGCAACTGGTAAACACGGGCGCACAACAAAAGCGGATATCCAAAACTTCATGCAAAATGGCGCTGCACCAATTGCTTCAACGACAACAACTGATACTAAGAGTGCCCCTGCAACAACAGCGACACCTGAACCAGCAGTAGCCGTTAAACCTTATGAATCCGCAACACCAGAACTTGAAACACGTGAAAAGATGTCACCAACACGAAAAGCAATTGCTAAAGCAATGGTGACAAGCAAACATACTGCACCACACGTAACATTATTTGATGAGGTTGAAGTTTCTAAATTAATGACCCATCGTAAGAAATTTAAGGATGTTGCTGCTAAGAAAGATATTAAGTTAACCTTCTTACCATACATTGTTAAGGCTTTAGTAACTGTTTTACGTGATTTCCCAACGTTGAACGCCTCAATTGACGACACAACAAGCGAAATTGTTTATAAACACTACATTAATGTCGGCATCGCAACCGATACTGATCACGGCCTTTATGTACCAAACATTAAAGATGCCGACAGCAAGAGTATCTTTGCCATCGCTAAGGAAATTGGCGAAAACACTCAAAAAGCTTTAGATAATAAGTTAAAACCTGCTGAAATGAGTGGCGGTTCAATGACGATTAGTAACATCGGGTCAATCGGTGGTGGTTGGTTTACACCAGTTGTTAACTACCCTGAAGTGGCTATCCTAGGGGTTGGCCGTATCGGCACAGAACCAATTGTTAACGAAGATGGCGAACTTGCAGTTGGTAAAGTCTTGAAATTATCATTATCATTTGATCACCGTTTAATTGATGGTGGGACTGCGCAACGTGCAATGAACGAATTAAAAGAATTATTAGCTGATCCAGAGCTACTATTGATGGAAGGATGA
- the lpdA gene encoding dihydrolipoyl dehydrogenase yields the protein MVVGDFAIELETVVIGSGPGGYVAAIRAAEMGQKVTVIERENIGGICLNVGCIPSKALISAGHRLQEAKNSEVFGVSTTGATLNFAKTQDWKQHQVVEKLTGGISMLFKKHKIDVLDGSAFLVDEHSLRVIKEESAQTYSFKNLIIATGSRPIEIKGFKFNKRVIDSTGGLNLTEVPKELVVIGGGYIGSELAGAYANLGAHVTILEGTDSILPNFEKDMVQLVTKNFKTKGVDVITGAMAKESIETDQNVTVKYEVGGKEEQLVADYVMVTVGRRPNTDDMGLEQAGIKMADRGLIEVDQQGQTNIKGIYAIGDIVAGAALAHKASYEAKIAAEAIAGKKVIVDYKAMPAVCYTDPELATTGLTVAEAKEKGYNAKGFKFPFAANGRALSLADTEGFVRLVTNVDDNTLLGAQVAGVGASDLISELTLAIESGMNAEDLALTIHPHPTLSEAIMDDAELALGLPIHI from the coding sequence ATGGTTGTAGGTGATTTTGCAATTGAATTAGAAACTGTCGTTATTGGTTCTGGACCTGGGGGCTACGTTGCTGCCATTCGAGCAGCTGAAATGGGTCAAAAAGTAACGGTTATTGAACGTGAAAATATCGGTGGGATTTGTTTGAACGTCGGCTGTATCCCTTCTAAAGCGTTAATCTCTGCAGGTCATCGTTTGCAAGAAGCTAAGAATTCCGAAGTTTTCGGAGTTTCAACAACGGGTGCAACGCTTAATTTTGCAAAGACGCAAGACTGGAAACAACACCAAGTTGTCGAAAAATTAACGGGCGGCATTTCAATGTTGTTCAAAAAACACAAAATTGATGTCTTAGACGGTTCTGCCTTTTTAGTTGATGAACATAGCTTACGGGTCATTAAAGAAGAAAGTGCACAAACTTATAGTTTCAAGAACTTAATCATCGCAACTGGTAGTCGCCCAATTGAAATTAAGGGCTTCAAGTTCAACAAACGCGTGATTGATTCAACCGGTGGTTTAAACTTAACAGAAGTGCCTAAGGAATTAGTTGTGATTGGCGGGGGTTACATCGGTTCTGAATTAGCAGGTGCTTACGCTAACTTGGGCGCCCACGTCACCATTCTTGAAGGAACGGATTCAATTTTGCCAAACTTCGAAAAAGACATGGTGCAACTTGTAACGAAGAACTTCAAGACTAAGGGTGTCGATGTGATTACCGGTGCTATGGCTAAAGAATCAATCGAAACAGATCAAAACGTGACTGTTAAATACGAAGTTGGCGGCAAGGAAGAACAATTGGTTGCCGATTATGTCATGGTAACTGTTGGTCGTCGTCCTAATACTGATGATATGGGCTTGGAACAAGCTGGTATCAAGATGGCTGATCGTGGTTTAATCGAAGTTGATCAACAAGGTCAAACCAATATCAAAGGCATCTACGCTATTGGTGATATTGTTGCCGGTGCTGCGTTGGCTCATAAAGCGAGCTATGAAGCTAAAATTGCTGCAGAAGCAATCGCTGGTAAAAAAGTGATTGTGGACTACAAAGCAATGCCAGCAGTTTGTTATACCGATCCAGAATTGGCAACCACTGGTTTAACGGTTGCTGAAGCAAAAGAAAAAGGCTATAACGCCAAAGGCTTTAAGTTCCCATTTGCTGCTAACGGTCGTGCTTTATCATTAGCGGATACTGAAGGTTTTGTACGCTTAGTAACGAATGTTGACGATAATACGTTGCTTGGTGCACAAGTAGCAGGCGTTGGTGCTAGCGACTTGATCTCAGAATTAACCTTAGCAATTGAATCAGGGATGAATGCGGAAGATTTAGCCTTAACAATTCACCCACATCCAACATTGAGTGAAGCAATTATGGATGACGCTGAATTAGCACTAGGCTTACCAATTCACATCTAA
- a CDS encoding UPF0223 family protein, with translation MQTNYSYPLESDWTPEEVVQVMHLYNLVEQAYEFGAKVEDLNVAYRDFKQVVRSKMIEKQLDKAFTEASGYSIYRCMQTAQKSGRAQIKMTTNN, from the coding sequence ATGCAAACTAACTATAGCTATCCTTTAGAATCAGATTGGACACCAGAAGAAGTGGTTCAAGTCATGCATTTATATAATCTTGTTGAACAAGCTTATGAATTTGGCGCTAAAGTTGAAGATTTAAACGTGGCCTACCGTGATTTTAAACAAGTCGTTCGAAGCAAGATGATTGAAAAACAACTTGATAAGGCTTTTACGGAAGCTTCTGGTTATTCAATCTATCGTTGTATGCAAACTGCTCAAAAGAGTGGCCGGGCACAAATTAAGATGACGACTAATAATTGA
- a CDS encoding inositol monophosphatase family protein — protein MEQEALYQLSRSLQKWVLEAAAETRKKMTQPLEIMTKSSRNDLVTNVDCANQAFFAEQIKVEYPMAQLVGEEGANVGAGDWHNGLTFFVDPIDGTMNFVKQQENFAIMIGVYEDGQALFGIIYDVMADQLFWGGPQLGIFRNEQALEQAADQPLSEGLICVNTRMLVTNERQLQQVFVQSSGVRIYGSAGITFAQLLRGNAQAYISKLAPWDIAAGRVLAETLGFQILNFDGQPISMVAKEGMIIAPKQAMQEIIAIMAHSKTAE, from the coding sequence ATGGAACAAGAGGCGCTATATCAATTAAGTCGTTCATTACAAAAGTGGGTACTTGAAGCAGCCGCTGAAACACGCAAAAAGATGACACAGCCTTTAGAAATTATGACTAAATCAAGTCGTAATGATTTAGTGACCAACGTCGACTGCGCTAACCAAGCCTTTTTCGCAGAACAAATCAAAGTGGAATACCCAATGGCGCAATTAGTCGGAGAAGAAGGGGCCAATGTCGGTGCTGGTGATTGGCATAATGGTCTAACTTTTTTCGTCGACCCAATTGATGGCACAATGAATTTTGTTAAGCAACAGGAAAATTTTGCGATTATGATCGGGGTCTACGAAGATGGACAAGCCTTATTCGGGATTATTTACGATGTGATGGCTGATCAACTTTTCTGGGGTGGTCCGCAATTAGGAATTTTCCGCAATGAACAAGCCTTAGAACAGGCAGCGGACCAACCGCTATCGGAAGGCTTAATCTGCGTTAATACACGCATGTTGGTGACGAATGAACGACAATTACAACAGGTCTTCGTTCAAAGCTCAGGTGTGCGTATCTATGGCAGTGCCGGCATTACCTTTGCGCAATTGTTAAGAGGGAATGCGCAAGCTTATATTTCAAAGTTAGCACCATGGGATATTGCTGCGGGACGCGTTTTAGCCGAGACACTTGGTTTTCAGATTTTAAATTTCGATGGTCAACCAATTTCAATGGTTGCCAAAGAAGGGATGATTATTGCACCAAAGCAAGCGATGCAAGAAATTATCGCCATTATGGCCCATTCAAAAACGGCCGAATAA
- the typA gene encoding translational GTPase TypA: protein MKKREDIRNIAIIAHVDHGKTTLVNEMLKQSDTLDGHAEISDRAMDTNDIEKERGITILSKNTAVKYNGKQINILDTPGHADFGGEVERIMKMVDGVLLVVDAFEGTMPQTRFVLKKALDQHLTPIVVINKIDRPGSRPEEVVDEVLELFIELGADEDQLEFPVVYASAINGTSSLESDLDTQAHTMVPIFDTILDTIPAPVDNSDEPLQFQVAMLDYNDYVGRIGIGRVSRGTIKIGDQVSVLKLDGSAKNFRVTKIFGFIGLDRVEIQEAKAGDLIAVSGMEDIYVGETVTPVDHQEALPILRIDEPTLQMTFAANDSPFVGREGDFVTGRKIEERLRHQLHTDVSLRVEDTDKAGAWIVSGRGELHLSILVEEMRREGFELQLSRPEVIYRDVDGVTCEPFEMVQIDTPDQYTGSVIDSMAQRKGEMQNMESDANNQTRMTFLAPSRGLIGYSTEFLTMTGGYGIMNHTFEKYMPVIKNWEPGRRNGALVSINAGSSTTYSLQSVEDRGQLFIGAGVDVYEGMIVGQNSRDTDIAVNVTKGKNLTNTRASGKDHSAAIKTPKEMSLEESIEFLNDDEYCEVTPTSVRLRKKILDTSMRTKADKKRKRG, encoded by the coding sequence TTGAAAAAAAGAGAAGACATTCGCAATATCGCAATTATCGCCCACGTTGATCATGGTAAAACAACCTTAGTTAACGAAATGTTAAAACAATCAGATACATTGGATGGCCATGCAGAAATTTCTGACCGTGCAATGGATACAAATGATATCGAAAAAGAACGTGGGATCACAATTCTTTCAAAGAATACTGCTGTTAAATATAATGGCAAACAAATCAACATCTTGGATACACCAGGACATGCCGATTTCGGTGGTGAAGTTGAACGTATCATGAAGATGGTTGACGGTGTATTATTAGTCGTTGATGCTTTTGAAGGTACAATGCCACAAACACGTTTTGTTTTGAAAAAAGCTTTAGACCAACATTTAACACCAATCGTTGTTATCAACAAAATTGACCGCCCAGGCTCACGTCCTGAAGAAGTGGTTGATGAAGTGCTTGAATTATTCATCGAACTTGGTGCTGACGAAGATCAACTTGAATTCCCAGTTGTGTACGCAAGTGCTATCAACGGGACATCAAGTCTTGAATCAGACTTAGACACACAAGCTCACACAATGGTTCCTATCTTTGACACAATCTTAGATACAATCCCAGCACCAGTTGATAATAGTGACGAACCACTTCAATTCCAAGTGGCTATGTTAGATTATAACGACTATGTTGGTCGTATCGGTATTGGCCGCGTTTCTCGTGGGACAATCAAGATCGGTGATCAAGTTTCTGTTCTTAAACTTGACGGTTCTGCTAAGAACTTCCGGGTTACTAAGATCTTTGGTTTCATCGGTTTAGACCGTGTTGAAATCCAAGAAGCTAAAGCCGGCGATTTAATCGCTGTTTCAGGTATGGAAGATATCTACGTTGGGGAAACTGTCACACCAGTTGACCATCAAGAAGCATTACCAATTCTTCGTATCGACGAACCAACTTTACAAATGACATTTGCTGCCAATGATTCACCATTTGTTGGCCGTGAAGGTGATTTCGTTACTGGTCGTAAGATTGAAGAACGTTTACGTCACCAATTACACACTGACGTTTCACTTCGTGTTGAAGATACAGACAAAGCCGGCGCTTGGATTGTTTCAGGTCGTGGTGAATTGCATCTTTCAATCTTGGTTGAAGAAATGCGTCGGGAAGGCTTCGAATTACAATTATCACGTCCAGAAGTTATCTACCGCGACGTTGATGGCGTAACTTGCGAACCTTTTGAAATGGTTCAAATCGATACACCTGATCAATACACAGGTTCAGTAATCGATTCAATGGCCCAACGTAAGGGTGAAATGCAAAACATGGAAAGTGATGCTAATAACCAAACACGTATGACTTTCTTAGCACCTTCACGTGGTTTAATCGGTTATTCAACAGAATTCTTAACGATGACTGGTGGATACGGTATTATGAACCACACCTTCGAAAAATACATGCCAGTTATCAAAAACTGGGAACCAGGCCGTCGTAACGGTGCATTAGTTTCAATCAATGCCGGTTCATCAACAACTTATAGTTTACAATCAGTTGAAGATCGTGGCCAATTATTCATCGGCGCTGGCGTTGATGTTTATGAAGGTATGATCGTTGGTCAAAATAGCCGTGATACAGATATCGCCGTAAACGTTACTAAGGGTAAAAACTTAACGAATACTCGTGCTTCTGGTAAAGATCACTCAGCTGCTATCAAGACACCTAAAGAAATGTCACTTGAAGAATCAATTGAATTCTTAAATGATGACGAATACTGTGAAGTAACACCTACTTCTGTTCGTTTACGTAAGAAGATTCTTGACACAAGTATGCGTACTAAAGCTGACAAGAAGCGTAAACGCGGATAA
- a CDS encoding DUF1507 family protein, with amino-acid sequence MMIKQETIGYVTLKSDAAKIEALLTKQFDALCLSQCPIIEEIIDTQLFGFTKEVDFAKRIRLISDQEGSKLVNELETRINQLYLEIYQTQAQNEVHRN; translated from the coding sequence ATGATGATTAAACAAGAAACAATCGGGTATGTGACTTTGAAATCAGACGCAGCTAAAATTGAAGCGTTATTGACGAAGCAATTTGATGCGCTTTGTTTAAGTCAATGTCCCATCATTGAAGAAATTATTGATACACAACTGTTTGGTTTTACAAAAGAGGTTGATTTTGCTAAAAGAATTCGTTTAATTAGTGATCAAGAAGGATCGAAATTAGTGAACGAACTTGAAACGCGTATTAATCAACTTTATTTAGAGATTTATCAAACGCAAGCTCAGAATGAAGTTCATAGAAATTAG
- a CDS encoding FtsW/RodA/SpoVE family cell cycle protein: MWHKLRDKAQYLDYWLLIPYVILCAIGALMVYSASSDLMSIHGAKPDAYFTKQLIYIGLGFVLLLFSFFLKLNLLRKPKFLIGVTAVILLALFYLLVLSRIRPDAAINGATAWINLGPFSIQPAEFAKLLIVLYLANMLSKREKNLSEHWRDNVRLFSAPVILVAVIIAFVLVQPDTGGAAILGIILLVLLFASGISFWWGISIISATLAVIIAAIAGLSRLNLTTGVNYRFNRILAFLEPFKLENMGGSQLVNSYYAINNGGWFGMGLGNSIQKRGYLPEPYTDFILSITTEELGVVGALFILGLLFLLIFRIFTIGIRARQTYNALICYGIGTIIFVQSLFNIGGLLGLLPITGVTLPFISYGGSSMLVLATGLGLVLNVSAQEKKALKMKQS, translated from the coding sequence GTGTGGCATAAGCTTCGAGATAAAGCGCAGTATTTAGATTATTGGTTATTAATCCCGTACGTTATTTTATGTGCGATAGGGGCCTTGATGGTCTATTCGGCGAGTTCGGATTTGATGTCGATTCACGGTGCTAAGCCAGATGCTTATTTTACTAAGCAATTAATTTATATCGGGCTGGGATTCGTCTTATTATTATTCTCCTTCTTTTTGAAGTTAAATCTATTAAGGAAACCTAAGTTTTTGATTGGTGTCACGGCGGTTATTTTATTAGCGCTCTTTTACTTGTTGGTATTAAGCCGAATTAGACCGGACGCCGCTATTAATGGGGCGACCGCTTGGATTAATTTGGGACCTTTTAGTATTCAACCAGCGGAATTTGCTAAGTTATTGATTGTTTTATACTTGGCTAATATGTTATCCAAACGTGAAAAGAATTTGTCAGAGCATTGGCGTGATAATGTGCGGCTATTTTCCGCACCCGTCATTTTGGTGGCCGTCATTATCGCCTTTGTATTGGTACAACCCGATACTGGTGGGGCGGCTATTCTAGGGATTATTCTATTGGTATTATTATTTGCCAGTGGGATTTCCTTCTGGTGGGGAATTTCAATCATCAGCGCAACCTTAGCGGTGATCATTGCGGCCATTGCTGGATTGAGTCGTTTGAATTTAACAACCGGTGTCAATTATCGGTTTAACCGAATTTTAGCCTTTCTAGAACCGTTTAAACTCGAAAATATGGGTGGGAGCCAACTGGTTAACTCGTATTATGCGATCAATAATGGTGGTTGGTTTGGTATGGGCCTCGGTAATAGTATTCAAAAACGAGGCTATTTACCTGAACCTTACACTGATTTCATTTTATCGATTACGACTGAAGAACTCGGTGTCGTGGGGGCCCTTTTCATTTTAGGATTACTCTTTTTACTAATTTTTAGAATTTTTACAATCGGAATCAGAGCTCGCCAAACCTATAATGCCTTGATTTGTTATGGGATTGGCACGATTATTTTTGTTCAAAGCTTATTTAATATCGGTGGTCTATTAGGCTTGCTGCCAATTACCGGGGTGACCTTACCCTTCATTAGTTATGGTGGGTCAAGTATGTTGGTGTTAGCAACGGGTCTTGGTTTGGTCTTGAACGTCAGTGCTCAGGAAAAAAAGGCACTCAAAATGAAGCAATCGTGA
- a CDS encoding CAP-associated domain-containing protein, giving the protein MKNLMRFVVALGAWLVLLYAWPIMHHVQPTVDSTQGQTKRHMKLTHPQNPLLKTQGPAKFINQPAAKLIAQYGQPVKQSAEDGLQSRWLFQLNSRHYIEATIDDQTGTTQQLVVIGQDNAIKPFKFGQSLKAITQETTIPANYELSLHEQKFQIELNETQQRQRPLIAFKNKTYAILVMQKGELATAVYLNANRLLQSNLYPVTSMTPVPVPEVVTGQSQQIDDERQLALLQYCQTLRLNAKLPELRSDVLLEADQLFLATLKGAPKTLLTDAGEQRLKRAKQQRQMALPQKLTEADFTTKALEDYQLTNQQFFYFEQPVSVQQLIFERQTNPAFYQAIHNQVHRRIQIICTEGHTLVVIGE; this is encoded by the coding sequence ATGAAAAATTTGATGCGCTTTGTGGTAGCGTTAGGCGCGTGGTTAGTATTGTTGTATGCGTGGCCCATTATGCATCATGTTCAACCAACTGTGGATTCAACGCAGGGCCAAACTAAACGTCATATGAAATTAACGCATCCGCAAAATCCATTATTAAAAACGCAAGGGCCGGCGAAGTTTATCAATCAACCTGCCGCAAAATTGATAGCGCAATATGGGCAACCTGTTAAGCAATCGGCAGAAGATGGCCTGCAGAGTCGTTGGTTATTTCAATTGAATAGTCGGCATTATATTGAAGCGACAATTGATGATCAGACAGGGACAACACAACAATTAGTGGTGATTGGTCAGGATAATGCGATCAAGCCGTTTAAATTTGGCCAATCGCTAAAAGCAATCACACAGGAAACAACGATTCCGGCTAATTATGAATTAAGTTTACATGAGCAAAAGTTTCAAATTGAGTTGAACGAAACGCAACAGCGGCAACGACCACTGATCGCATTTAAGAATAAAACCTATGCGATTTTGGTAATGCAAAAAGGTGAATTGGCAACGGCGGTTTATTTGAATGCTAATCGCTTGTTACAATCGAATTTATATCCGGTGACCTCAATGACGCCAGTCCCAGTACCAGAAGTGGTAACGGGACAGTCCCAGCAAATCGATGATGAACGGCAATTGGCATTGCTACAGTATTGTCAGACATTGCGACTCAATGCCAAGTTACCTGAGTTGCGTAGCGACGTATTACTTGAAGCGGATCAATTATTTTTGGCGACGCTGAAAGGTGCGCCTAAGACGTTGCTAACTGATGCTGGGGAGCAGCGATTGAAGCGTGCCAAGCAACAACGCCAAATGGCTTTACCGCAAAAATTAACTGAAGCGGATTTTACCACCAAGGCTTTAGAAGATTATCAACTGACTAACCAACAGTTCTTTTATTTTGAGCAGCCAGTCAGTGTGCAGCAGCTCATTTTTGAACGGCAGACCAATCCAGCATTTTACCAAGCAATCCATAACCAGGTCCATCGACGGATTCAAATTATCTGTACAGAGGGTCACACACTGGTTGTGATTGGTGAATAA
- a CDS encoding YlbG family protein, with amino-acid sequence MALEITQRQGIVVWLYSLRQVKQLRRYGLVYYTSKRMKYVYLYVDAAQAPAVIERLKKLHYVKRVTRSQRPMLDMEFGALAELANQETATKAALKE; translated from the coding sequence ATGGCATTAGAAATCACGCAACGACAAGGCATTGTTGTCTGGCTGTATTCATTACGGCAAGTCAAACAATTGCGACGTTACGGACTTGTGTATTACACGTCTAAACGGATGAAATATGTTTATTTATACGTTGATGCGGCCCAAGCACCGGCTGTTATCGAACGATTAAAGAAATTACATTATGTTAAGCGGGTGACGCGTTCACAGCGGCCAATGCTCGACATGGAATTTGGCGCATTAGCCGAATTAGCGAATCAAGAGACCGCTACTAAAGCGGCATTAAAGGAGTAA
- the rsmD gene encoding 16S rRNA (guanine(966)-N(2))-methyltransferase RsmD: protein MRIIAGEFGGRRLKAVPGMKTRPTTDKVKEAMFSMLGQFFDGGQALDLYAGSGGLAIEAVSRGMDHAYLIDRQYAAIQTIQDNVAVTKMPECFTIWKMPAEKALLKLADAKEQFDLILLDPPYKQQQMLLELQQFVKMDLLKPGAIILCETDTSLTYPEEIPHYTLKRQQNYGITEVAIFEFIG, encoded by the coding sequence ATGCGGATTATTGCAGGAGAATTTGGTGGCCGCCGCTTAAAAGCGGTCCCCGGAATGAAGACTAGACCTACAACGGATAAAGTGAAAGAAGCCATGTTCAGTATGTTAGGCCAATTTTTTGATGGTGGCCAGGCGCTTGATTTATATGCCGGTAGTGGTGGTCTCGCGATTGAGGCTGTTTCGCGCGGTATGGATCATGCCTACTTAATTGATCGCCAATACGCGGCGATTCAAACGATTCAAGATAACGTAGCTGTCACGAAAATGCCAGAATGTTTTACAATTTGGAAGATGCCAGCTGAAAAAGCATTGTTAAAATTAGCGGATGCCAAAGAACAATTTGACTTAATTTTGTTAGATCCACCCTATAAGCAACAACAAATGTTATTAGAGTTACAACAATTTGTGAAGATGGACCTCTTAAAACCAGGGGCTATTATTCTTTGTGAAACGGACACGAGTTTAACGTATCCAGAAGAAATCCCACATTATACATTGAAACGCCAACAGAACTACGGGATTACTGAAGTGGCAATTTTCGAATTTATCGGTTAA
- the coaD gene encoding pantetheine-phosphate adenylyltransferase — MTERIALFPGSFDPFTKGHLDTVERASRLFDRVIIAVMTNAAKKPLFDGPTKVALIETVIADLDNVSVVAQPKTLTANFAQEVGARYLIRGIRNANDFEYERDIAALNQTQDAQLETVLLLAKQEFSFISSSMVKEIAAFGGQVDQLVPPAVAVALQEKLKHGRD, encoded by the coding sequence ATGACTGAAAGAATCGCATTATTTCCAGGGAGTTTTGATCCTTTTACCAAAGGACATCTAGATACAGTTGAACGGGCAAGTCGGTTATTTGATCGGGTGATTATTGCGGTCATGACTAATGCCGCGAAGAAGCCATTATTTGATGGTCCCACGAAAGTCGCATTGATTGAAACCGTCATTGCTGATTTGGACAATGTGAGCGTTGTTGCGCAACCTAAAACGTTGACCGCTAATTTCGCGCAAGAAGTTGGGGCCCGCTACCTCATTCGGGGCATTCGGAATGCTAATGATTTCGAATACGAACGGGATATTGCAGCGCTCAATCAAACGCAAGATGCACAATTAGAAACCGTGTTGTTATTAGCAAAACAAGAATTTTCGTTTATTTCATCTAGTATGGTTAAGGAAATCGCTGCTTTTGGTGGTCAAGTTGATCAATTAGTGCCACCAGCAGTCGCAGTTGCACTTCAAGAAAAATTAAAACACGGAAGAGATTAG